A section of the Trichomycterus rosablanca isolate fTriRos1 chromosome 6, fTriRos1.hap1, whole genome shotgun sequence genome encodes:
- the plcxd1 gene encoding PI-PLC X domain-containing protein 1, with protein MSETIPEDSQMSIMDLPMDRWMTHLPSELWDIPLWNLAIPGSHNAITYCLDTNNRSPIDLKQPDMLQKLDKYMKPIIRPFVYKWAVTQECSVREQLDCGVRYCDLRIAHRPNDSSSDLYFYHGVYTTLTVETVLKEIRAWLDAHPKEVVILSCSHFQDLSQELHTLLISTLKNVFNSKLCPKTVPVTLRNLWSFGYQVIISYENTIVNCHNELWPHIPYWWANKCKAEALIEEFEHRKQQGRPDGFFVTGINLTEDLKYICSHLTESLKDMVMSTYPTLLSWVREQRPGSFTGCLNIIAGDFVTEGQFIPTVIALNKYLLRGTYP; from the exons ATGTCAGAAACCATTCCAGAGGACAGCCAGATGTCAATTATGGACCTAccgatggatagatggatgaccCATCTGCCAAGTGAACTATGGGACATCCCTTTGTGGAATCTGGCCATTCCAG GAAGCCACAATGCTATCACATACTGTTTGGATACAAACAACCGTTCCCCAATTGACCTTAAACAGCCTGATATGCTCCAGAAGCTGGACAAGTACATGAAGCCCATCATACGGCCGTTTGTTTACAAGTGGGCTGTGACACAG GAGTGCAGCGTGCGGGAGCAGTTAGATTGCGGTGTACGATACTGTGATCTGAGGATAGCTCATCGGCCCAACGACAGCTCGTCTGATCTGTACTTCTACCATGGAGTTTACACCACTCTTACAGTAGAG ACAGTACTGAAGGAGATCCGAGCATGGCTGGATGCCCACCCTAAAGAGGTAGTCATCCTGTCGTGTAGTCATTTTCAGGACCTCAGTCAGGAGCTTCACACACTGCTCATCTCTACATTGAAGAATGTGTTCAACTCAAAGCTGTGTCCTAAAACG GTACCTGTCACACTCAGGAATTTGTGGAGTTTTGGTTACCAGGTGATTATCTCATATGAGAACACCATAGTCAACTGCCACAACGAGCTGTGGCCCCATATTCCCTACTGGTGGGCCAACAAATGCAAAGCAGAAGCACTGATCGAGGAGTTTGAGCACAGAAAACAACAAGGCCGTCCAG ATGGCTTCTTTGTGACAGGCATCAATCTCACAGAGGATCTGAAGTACATCTGTTCTCATCTCACCGAATCGTTAAAGGACATGGTAATGTCCACGTACCCAACATTGCTCAGCTGGGTAAGAGAGCAGAGACCTGGATCTTTCACCGGATGTCTCAATATCATAGCTGGAGATTTTGTGACGGAAGGACAGTTCATACCCACTGTTATAGCACTAAATAAATATCTACTCAGGGGTACATATCCATGA